A single window of Malus sylvestris chromosome 5, drMalSylv7.2, whole genome shotgun sequence DNA harbors:
- the LOC126620725 gene encoding transcriptional corepressor LEUNIG_HOMOLOG-like: MAQSNWEADKMLDVYIHDYLLKRKLLASANAFMTEGKVATDPVAIDAPGGFLFEWWSVFWDIFIARTNEKHSEAAAAYIEAQQIKAREQQQIQLQQLQLLQQRSAQLQRRDPSHPAVGSAINAINSEGVMGQPSASVLAMKMYEDRMKHPHSMDSEASPALIDASRMALLKSAANPQGQLVQGNSGNMPGALQQIQARIPLTTDIKSEVSLGATQKSLPMDPSSIYGQAILQSKSGLSSAGLNQGITGLPLKGWPLTGIDQLRPNLGVQMQKPNLQTQNQFLLAPQQQQVLAQGNSTSYGDMDPRRFSGLPRGGLNAKDGQSTRNDGSMSSPVLSSSPKIKMAQMQHPSSQQHEQLPQQQLQQKNRKRKQHSSSGPANSTGTGNTVGPSPSSPASTHTPGDGINTANSMQQVNSMPKSLMTYGPEGTGLPSSSNLLDDIERFGDVGSLEDNVESFLSNDGGDRRDLYGTLKQSPKQHQKDSSKGFTFGEVGCIRTRTSKVTCCHFSSDGKLLASAGHDKKVVLWNMDTLQTESTPEEHKLVITDVRFRPNSSQLATASVDKSIRLWDAANPNYCLRAYTGHNSPIMSLDFHPKKTDLFCFCDHDNEIRYWNINSFSCTRSSKGGTAQVRFQPRTGQLLAAASDKMVSIFDVETDRQTHSFQGHSDMVNYICWNANGEYLASVSQNLVKIWSISSGECIQELGSNGNQFHSCVFHPSYSNLLVIGGNSSLELWNMAENKSMTVAAHENIISALAQSPDTGMVASASHDSSVKLWK; this comes from the exons ATGGCGCAGAGTAATTGGGAAGCCGATAAGAT GCTTGATGTTTATATTCATGACtatttgttgaaaagaaaattgcttGCTTCCGCAAATGCGTTTATGACGGAAGGGAAGGTTGCTACAGATCCAGTAG CAATTGATGCACCAGGAGGATTTCTCTTTGAATGGTGGTCTGTCTTTTGGGACATATTCATTGCAAGGACAAATGAGAAGCATTCAGAGGCTGCTGCAGCTTACATTGAG GCACAGCAAATTAAGGCAAGGGAGCAACAGCAGATACAATTGCAGCAGCTACAGCTATTGCAGCAGCGCAGTGCTCAGTTACAGCGTAGGGATCCAAGTCATCCTGCTGTTGGTAGTGCTATAAATGCTATAAACTCTGAGGGTGTTATGGGGCAACCATCGGCCAGTGTGCTAGCCATGAAAATGTATGAAGATCGTATGAAACACCCTCACTCAATGGATTCAGAGGCTTCCCCTGCGCTTATTGATGCCAGTAGGATGGCCCTGCTCAAATCAGCTGCAAATCCACAAGG CCAGTTGGTACAAGGCAATTCTGGGAACATGCCAGGTGCTTTGCAGCAAATCCAAGCACGAATTCCTTTAACCACT GACATCAAAAGCGAAGTTAGCTTAGGTGCAACTCAGAAAAGTTTGCCTATGGATCCTTCATCAATTTATGGACAAGCCATTTTACAGTCAAAATCTGGACTAAGCAGTGCAG GATTGAATCAAGGTATTACAGGTCTTCCTTTGAAGGGTTGGCCTCTAACT GGAATCGACCAGTTACGACCGAATTTGGGTGTACAAATGCAGAAGCCAAATCTTCAGACCCAAAATCAGTTCCTTTTGGCACCTCAACAACAGCAAGTTTTGGCACAAGGTAATTCCACAAGTTACGGAGATATGGATCCTCGCAGATTTTCTGGACTGCCTAGGGGTGGCTTGAATGCAAAAGATGGTCAATCTACCAGAAATGATGGATCAATGTCCTCTCCAGTTTTATCGAGTTCACCAAAG ATAAAAATGGCTCAGATGCAGCACCCTTCCTCTCAACAACATGAACAATTGCCACAACAGCAACTACAACAG AAAAACAGAAAGAGGAAACAACACTCTTCCTCTGGACCTGCCAACAGCACCGGCACAGGAAACACTGTTGGCCCTTCACCCAGTTCGCCAGCATCAACTCACACACCTGGTGATGGAATTAACACAGCCAATAGTATGCAGCAAGTCAACAGTATGCCAAAAAGCTTGATGACGTATGGTCCAGAAGGAACAGGACTTCCGTCATCTTCCAATTTACTG GATGATATTGAACGATTTGGAGATGTTGGTTCTTTAGAAGACAATGTGGAATCATTTTTGTCTAATGATGGGGGAGACAGGAGGGATCTGTATGGGACATTAAAGCAGAGTCCTAAACAGCACCAAAAAGATTCTTCTAAAG GTTTTACATTTGGTGAAGTTGGCTGCATACGGACCAGAACCAGCAAAGTTACTTGCTGTCACTTCTCTTCAGATGGGAAGTTGCTGGCTAGTGCTGGACATGACAAAAAG GTTGTCCTCTGGAACATGGATACTCTGCAGACAGAGAGCACTCCCGAAGAACACAAGTTAGTTATCACAGATGTTCGGTTTAGACCAAATTCATCTCAGCTGGCAACAGCTTCAGTTGACAAATCTATACGATTGTGGGATGCAGCCAAT CCAAACTATTGTTTACGTGCATATACGGGGCACAACTCACCTATCATGTCCCTTGACTTCCACCCTAAGAAGActgatttattttgtttctgtgATCATGACAATGAAATTCGGTACTGGAATATTAACTCATTCTCTTGTACTCGTAGTTCAAAG GGAGGTACTGCACAAGTGAGGTTTCAGCCAAGAACTGGACAACTGCTGGCAGCAGCCTCAGATAAAATGGTATCCATCTTTGATGTTGAAACTGACAGGCAAACGCACTCGTTCCAG GGGCACTCTGACATGGTAAACTACATTTGTTGGAATGCAAATGGAGAATATCTGGCATCTGTCAGTCAGAACTTGGTGAAGATTTGGTCAATATCTTCGGGAGAGTGTATTCAGGAGCTCGGCTCTAACGGCAACCAGTTTCATTCGTGTGTTTTTCACCCAAGTTATTCAAATCTCTTGGTCATCGGAGGAAACTCG TCTTTGGAGCTGTGGAACATGGCTGAGAACAAGAGCATGACAGTGGCGGCACACGAGAACATAATCTCAGCTCTGGCTCAGTCACCTGACACTGGAATGGTTGCGTCGGCAAGTCATGACAGCTCCGTCAAGTTATGGAAGTGA